One Globicephala melas chromosome 6, mGloMel1.2, whole genome shotgun sequence genomic window carries:
- the LOC132597523 gene encoding guanine nucleotide exchange factor subunit RIC1-like → HPSIHPPIHSSIHPSIHPPIHPSIHPSIHPSIHPSIHPPIHPPTHPSIHPSIHPSIHPSIHPSTHPSIHPPIHPSIHPSTHPSTHPSIHPSIHPSIHPSVHPSIHPPIHPSTHPSIHPSTHPSIHPPIHPSIHPPIHPSTHPSIHPSIHPSIHPSIHPSIHPSTHPSTHPSIHPSIHPPIHPSVHPPIHPSIHPPIHPSTHPSTHPSIHPSIHPS, encoded by the coding sequence cacccatccatccacccacccatccactcatccatccacccatccatccacccacccatccacccatccatccatccatccatccacccatccatccacccatccatccatccacccatccatccacccacccatccatccatccacccatccatccatccgtccatccacccatccatccatccatccacccacccatccatccatccacccatccatccatccatccacccatccacccatccatccacccacccatccatccatccatccatccacccatccatccatccgtccgtccatccatccatccacccacccatccatccatccacccatccatccatccatccatccacccacccatccatccacccacccatccatccatccatccacccacccatccatccatccacccatccgtccatccacccatccatccacccatccatccacccatccatccatccatccatccatccatccacccatccatccacccacccatccatccatccatccatccatccacccatccatccatccgtccatccacccatccatccatccatccacccacccatccatccatccacccatccatccacccacccatccatccatccatccatccacccatcc
- the LOC115842824 gene encoding beta-lactoglobulin-2-like: MKSLLLALGLALVCGAQAAHIPNKVEGLDIREVAGMWHSVAMAASDISLLDAESGPLRVNVEELRPTPQGDLEIILQKWENQKCVEKTILAQKTEDPAVFKVNDHGERKISMLDTDYTTYMIFCMEAPTPTDEHGAVCQCLSRTLQVDNKVLEKFERVLESLPEHMRINLDLSQRKGELSPAQGPGSLGPSGDR; the protein is encoded by the exons ATGAAGAGTCTCCTGCTCGCCCTGGGCTTGGCCCTCGTGTGTGGCGCCCAGGCTGCCCACATTCCCAATAAAGTGGAGGGTCTGGACATAAGAGAG GTGGCAGGGATGTGGCACTCCGTGGCCATGGCGGCCAGCGACATCTCCCTCCTGGACGCCGAGAGCGGCCCCCTGAGAGTGAACGTGGAGGAGCTGAGGCCCACCCCCCAGGGCGACCTGGAGATCATCCTGCAGAAATG GGAAAACCAAAAGTGTGTTGAGAAGACCATCCTGGCTCAGAAGACCGAGGACCCTGCTGTATTCAAGGTCAACG ATCACGGGGAAAGAAAGATTTCCATGCTGGACACAGACTACACCACCTACATGATCTTCTGCATGGAGGCCCCCACGCCCACCGATGAGCACGGTGCAGTGTGCCAGTGCCTGT CCAGGACCCTGCAAGTGGACAACAAGGTCTTGGAGAAATTCGAAAGAGTCCTGGAGTCTCTGCCCGAGCACATGCGGATCAACCTGGACCTGAGCCAGAGGAAGGGTGAACTTAGCCCTGCCCAGG GGCCCGGGAGCCTTGGCCCCTCTGGGGACAGATGA